In the genome of Arthrobacter sp. PAMC25284, the window GAGGGCGATGATCACCGGGATAACGATGAGCGTCAGCTGGCTAAGGGCGAACACCAGTACGGAGGCCAGGGCCAGGATCAGCAGGGTCTGTGCTGCCCGGGTGGAAGTCCTGCCGAAACTGTCAGACCACGGGCTTTTCGGGGCGGGTGCAGACATTCCAGGTCCTTCGAATGGAGATAGTGGTCGATTCGACGATAGTCGGTTCTGTCCGGCACCGCGGCACGCGGCGCCCGACCCGCAGCGGACGGCACACCGAACGGCCGTGGGACGGCTGGACTTCTGCACAACGCTAGCTAACCGCCCCATTCACTCGTCCATTGAGCCGGTAGGCCTCCGCGCGGTTAGCTGAATCACATCAGCGTTTATCTCCGCGACCCTCAGGAACCATCGTGACTTTGCAACAGAACCGGCCCGCCGGCAGCACCGCCCACTGGGACGACGTCGAGGTCGGCGACGCCGTGCACCTCCGCAGGAACGGCCGTCTCGAACACGCAGGCCGCGTGGACGACCGCACCGCCAACGGCGCCGTCGTGTGGGTCGTATCCGGCCACGGCCACCGGCAGTTGTTCCATGTTGACGACGGCTTCGAACTGGCCGTTGCGGGTCCGGAAGAAGCCGGCCATGCTGCGCACTGACGCACCAGCGGGCGCGGCACAAATCGCCGCGTGGGATGCGAGCACGGACTCGTCCTGCCCGGAGGACTGCCACTACTGTTCGGGGCCGGAAACGGACTAGCGGACGGCACTCACGTGCCGGTAGAGTCACGGGAAACCGCCGTGATCGACGAAGTGCAGGGAGGATTCCGTGCGCACACACCCCGCCCGGACTCCCTTCCATGCCCTCCGCGCCGGCATGGTCGCAACGGTCGCGCTCACACTGGCAGCCTGCGCCCACGTCCTGGCCGGCGGTCAGCTTCCGGGGCCGATGATCCTCCTGGCCCTCCTGGCCCTGACCGGCCTGGCCTGCACCGCGGTGACCCGCCTTAAACTCGGGTTCCCTGCGGTTGCGGGCCTGCTCGGGGCCGGCCAGCTCGTCCTGCACGAAGCTTTTACTGCCCTCGGCGGCACAGTGGCCGGTGCCGCGAGCAACGCTGCCGGGCCGCACCACGGCCCGGCACTCCTCCCAACCAGCCTCCCGGCAAGCCCGCTCGAGCAGGTGCAGGCCCATGGCCTCGATTCGCCGTTGGCGCTGCTGATGCTGGCCGGCCACGCCGCGGCCACGCTGGCCTGCGCCCTGATCCTCGCCAGGGGTGAAGATGCCCTGTGGGGGCTCGCTGCCTGGCTTCGTCCGCTCATCGAGCTCCCCTCACCCGTATCGACCGACGCCGCCGCGGCACCCGCGGTTGCCGTCCCACCGGTCCCTGCAGCCCCGCTCCCGTGGCGGAACCAGCGGCCTGACTGCCGCCGCGGCCCGCCCGCCGCCGTCGTATTTTCCTGACTTTTCCCCTGGTCGCGGACTCCCCAGACCCACCCGGCTGGCCGTGCCGCCGCGACCTCACCACCCTTGGGCTTCCGCGCGTTGAACGCCGGGCCCGCGCCTGAAAGGCACCCTCTCTTGAACAAGTCAATGACCCTGTCCCCCGTCCGCCGCGCCCTGACCGCCACTGCCGTGGCAGGCGGGACCGCCGCCCTGATGCTCGCTGGCGTGTCCGGCGCTTCGGCCCATGTCGGCGCCACCCCGGACAAAACCGCCGCCAACTCATATGCCCTGGTGACCTTCGGGATCCCGCACGGCTGCGACACTTTCGGCACCACCAGAGTGACCATCACACTGCCCGCCGAACTCAACGACGCGCAGCCCACGGTCAACCCCAACTGGACCGTCGAGAGGGTCGAGGAGCAACTGCCCGAACCGAAAACGCTGGCCGACGGTTCGTCCATCACCAAACGGACCAGCCGGATCGTCTACACGGCCAAGGCTCCGCTGGATCCCCATTTCCGCGACGCCCTGGTGCTCTCGGTAAAGCTGCCCGACACCCCGGGGAAGACGCTCTATTTCCCCACCCTGCAGAACTGCGAGCAGGGGCAGACCGACTGGGCAACGATCCCGCAGGAAGGCCAGGACCATGACTCCGTCAAGTCCCCGGCTCCGTCGGTGACCGTCACCGAAGCCGTTGCGGACGGGCATGCCGCATCCGGCGCGCCGGCCGGGACTGCCTCCGCAACGACGCATGACCTGGCTCAGGCCACATCGGTCACGGACGACGGCGCCCAGGCACGCAGTTGGGCCGGCCTGGTTGCCGGCGTGGGCGGTCTGGTGCTTGGCGGGCTCGCGTTCCTGCGCCGCCGCGCACCGCAGCAGTAGCTGACTCAGCAGCAGTAGCCGCCGCTGATTGATGCCCGGAAATTACAATCCGGGCATCAATCAGGACGCGCCGCCGTGGCATCGTTGACTACGGCGGCGGCGGGCCGCAGGGTGTACGCATGAGGTCTCAGCGAATCAAGCATGTCCCGTCCCTGGCGACAGCGACCGTGGCCGCAGCGCTCCTGCTGAGCGGCTGCGGAGGCGGCACGCCGCAGGCCGCCACGGGACCGGTGTCCCCCACCGACAGCGCCTCGGCGTCGGCTTCGGCCACAGAGTCGTCCGCGTCACCGAGCTCCACCTCCTCCCCGTCGTCGCAGGCCTCCACCCAGGCCGGGCCGGCGTTGTGCAAAGCCGACTCCCTGACGGCCCTGACCGATGCCTCCGGCGGCGGCGCCGCCGGCAGCGTCTACATGCAGCTCATCCTGTCGAACTCCGGCACCGAACCCTGCCTGCTCCAGGGCTTCGCCGGGGTCTCCCTGACCGCCGGCGCCGACGGCGAGCCGATCGGCGCCGCTGCCACGCGGGACGAATCCAGCCCGGTGGCGGATGTGCTGCTCGCACCCGGCGAGGCAGGCACGGCGGTGCTGCGCTACACCCAGGCCCGGAACTACGCCGACTGCGAGGTCGTTGCTGCAGCCGGCTACCGGATCTATCCCCCGAACGACACCGCGTCATTGTTCCTCCCACAGCCGACCGATGCCTGCAGCAACCCGGAAATCAGCCTGCTGACCATCGGGGCGTTCGAGCCGAAGTAGGACCCGCCGCCCGGTCCGGCGGGCGGCGGTTGGGCGCCCGCCCAAGAGTGTCGGTGCCGTAAGGCATGATGGAGGAATGACGGGGCAGGAACTCGCTGGCGGCACACTCGCGGCCGACGCCATGGACCGGTTCAGCCGGCCGACCCGGGACTGGTTCCAGGGCGCTTTTTCCGCGCCCACCCCGGCCCAGAACGGCGCTTGGAACGCCATTTCCTCCGGCTCGCACGCCCTCGTGGTCGCTCCCACCGGATCCGGCAAGACCCTCGCCGCCTTCCTTTGGGCCCTGGACCGGCTGCTCGTCTCCGTTCCCGCCGAGCCGGAATCACTGCCTGGCCTGACGCCGGCAACCGGAAAGGGCACCCGACGGAAGGCACCCCAGCGCAAAACCCGGGTGCTGTATATTTCCCCGCTTAAGGCCCTCGGCGTTGACGTCGAACGAAACCTCCGCGCCCCGCTCATCGGCATCACTCAGACCGCCAAACGCCTGAACCTGCCGGCGCCCCTGATCACCGTCGGGGTCCGCTCCGGGGATACGACGACGGCGGACCGGCGTGCGCTGCTCAGCCGTCCGCCCGACATCCTCATCACCACACCCGAGTCACTGTTCCTGATGCTGACTTCCAAGGCCCGGGAAACCCTCAGCGAGATCGACACCATCATCATCGATGAGGTCCACGCTGTCGCCGGAACGAAACGCGGCGCCCACCTCGCCGTCTCGCTGGAACGCCTCGATGCGTTGCTGCCCAAGCCGGCGCAGCGGATCGGGCTGTCCGCGACGGTGGAGCCGCGGGAGCTCGTGGCACAGTTTCTGGCGGGCTCGGCGCCCGTGGAGATTGTTGCGCCGCCATCGCGGAAAAACTGGGACCTGACCGTCTCCGTCCCCGTCGAGGACATGACCGATCTCCAGGGCGCAGCCGGGGCCTTCGACTCCGGCCCGGCCTCGGGCCTGCAGCCGCAGGCCTCCATCTGGCCGCATGTGGAGGAAAAGATCGTGGACCTGGTGCTGGCCAACCAGTCCACCATCGTGTTCGCCAACTCCCGCCGGCTCTCCGAGCGGCTCACGGCCCGGCTCAATGAAATCTATGCCGAACGGCAGCTGATGGCCGCCGCCGCCGCCGGCGGCTGGGATTCGCTGCAGGATGACGGTTTGACCGGCCTGCCGGCTGACGGGGCCGGATCAGCCTTCGGATCCACCGGCGGAAACGGATCAGCCGGCGGATCCGCGCTGGCGCCGGCGTCGACGGCCACCCCGGCACACATGATGGCGCAGGCCGGCAGCACCGCCGGCACCGACCCGGTGCTGGCCCGCGCCCACCACGGATCCGTGTCCAAGGACCAGCGCGCCCTCATCGAGGACGACCTCAAGTCCGGGCGGCTGCGCTGCGTCGTGGCCACGTCGTCGCTGGAGCTCGGCATCGACATGGGCGCCGTGGACCTCGTCGTCCAGGTCGAGTCGCCGCCCTCGGTGGCCAGCGGATTGCAGCGCGTGGGCCGCGCCGGGCACCAGGTCGGCGAGATCTCCCAGGGCGTCCTGTTCCCCAAGCACCGGGCGGACCTTGTGCACACCGCGATCACGGTCGAGCGGATGCTCGGCGGCAAGATCGAACGGCTCAGCGTCCCCGCCAACCCGCTGGATATCCTCGCCCAGCAGACCGTTGCCGCGACCGCCCTCGGCGCGATCGAGGTGGAGGAATGGTTCGCGACCGTCCGGCGGTCCGCCCCCTTCGCTTCACTCCCCCGCTCCGCATTCGAGGCCACCCTGGACCTGCTGGCCGGGCGCTACCCATCCGACGAATTCGCGGAACTGCGTCCGCGGATCATCTGGGACCGTAACGCCGGCACCATCGAGGGCCGGCCGGGCGCGCAGCGGCTCGCCGTCACCTCAGGCGGGACGATTCCGGACCGGGGGCTGTTCGGCGTCTACATCATCGGCACCGAGGTGGAAGGGTCTGGTTCTGCGGGCGGCGACGGACGGGCCGCGAGCCCGGCCGCTGCGGCAGCCAAGGGCGGACGGCGGGTCGGCGAACTCGACGAGGAAATGGTCTACGAGTCCCGGGTCGGGGATGTCTTCGCCCTCGGCGCGACCAGCTGGAAGATCGAGGACATCACCCACGACCGTGTCCTCGTCACCCCCGCCTTCGGCCAGCCCGGCAAGCTTCCCTTCTGGAAGGGTGACTCCCTGGGCCGCCCCGTCGATCTGGGCCGCGCCCTCGGTGCGTTCGTCCGGGAACTCTCCGCGTCCGACGTCGGGCCGGCCACGGAACGCTGTAGGGCCAGCGGCCTCGACGACTTCGCCGCCAACAACCTCATCCAGTACCTCGCCGAGCAGAAGCTCGCCACCGAGGTGGTCCCGAGCGACACGACCCTCGTCGTCGAGCGTTTCCACGATGAGCTCGGCGACTGGCGGGTGGTGCTGCACAGCCCCTTCGGTATGCCCGTCCACGCACCGTGGGCGCTCGCCGTCGGCCAGCGACTGCACCAGCGCTATGGCATGGATGGCTCCGCGATGGCCGCCGATGACGGCATTGTGCTGCGCGTTCCCATGATGGAGGACGAGCCGCCCGGCGCGGAATTGTTCCTCTTCGACCCGGAGGAGCTGGAGCAGATCGTCACAGCCGAGGTCGGCGGCAGCGCCCTCTTCGCCTCGCGGTTCCGCGAGTGCGCGGCCCGGGCCTTGCTGCTGCCCCGGCAGAATCCCGGCAAGAGGCAACCGCTGTGGCAGCAGCGCCAGCGCTCGGCCCAACTGCTGGACGTCGCCCGGAAATACCCGACCTTCCCGATCGTGCTCGAAACCGTGCGCGAATGCCTGCAGGATGTTTACGACCTGCCGGCCCTCAAGGACCTCGCCGCCGCGGTGGAACGGCGTGAACTGCGGATCGTGGAGACCACCACCCAGCAGCCCTCACCGTTCGCCAAGTCCCTGCTGTTCGGCTACGTCGCCCAGTTCCTGTATGAGGGCGATTCGCCGCTCGCTGAGCGCCGCGCCGCCGCGCTGGCCCTGGATTCGACCCTGCTCAACGAACTCCTCGGCCGGGTCGAGTTGCGCGAACTCCTTGATGCCAGCGTCATCGATGGGACCGAACGGGAACTACAGCGGCTCACCCCGGACCGGAAAGTGCGCGGGCTCGAAGGCGTCGCGGACCTGCTGCGCCTCCTGGGTCCGCTGACCCCGGACGAGGTCGCCGCCCGGCTGGAGGCCGTGACCGCGGAGAGTGCCCCGGCACCGGCGGCACCGGCGGCACCGCTCGCCGACGCCGCCGTCGCGCACCTCACCGCGCTGTTGCGGGCCAACCGCGCCATCAAGGTGAACATCGGCGGCGTCGAACGCCACGCCGCGGTCGAGGATGCGGCCCGGCTTCGCGACGCCCTCGGTGTTCCCCTGCCCATGGGCGTGCCGTTGGCGTTCATCGAGCCCGTCGCTGACCCCTTGGGTGATCTTGTGTCCCGGTATGCCCGCACCCACGGTCCGTTCACCGCGGCCGAAGCTGCGGCCCGGCTGGGACTCGGAGTCGCCGTCGTGGGCACCGCGCTGAAGCGGCTCGCAGCCGACGGTCGTGTGGTCGAGGGTGAGTTCCGCCCGCACCCCGCGCCGCCCGAAGAAAAGCTACCGGCGGGGGACGACGGAGTAGGCGATCGGGCGGACGAAGACGGGACCGCCGCCTGGGTGCCCGCCGCCGTGGCTCAGCCTCTCACCGGAGCCAGCGAATGGTGCGACGCCGAGGTGCTGCGCAAGCTCCGCCGCCGCTCACTCGCAGCCCTGCGGGCCGAAGTGGAACCCGTCGACGCGGCCGCTTATGGCCGGTTCCTGCCCGCCTGGCAGAACGTCCGCACACCGGACAGCCGCCGGGGCCAGTCGGTCCTGCGGGGACTGGACGGGATCATCACGGCCGTCGACCAGCTTTCCGGCGTGCCCATCCCGGCGTCCGCCTGGGAACCGCTGATCCTGGCCAGCCGTGTGGCGGACTATCAGCCAGCGATGCTGGACGAGCTGATGGCCGCCGGGGAAGTCCTCTGGTCCGGCGCGGGGGCGCTGCCGGGGAACGACGGCTGGCTCAGCCTGCACCTGGCAGATTCTGCCGACCTGACGCTGAACCCTGTGATCGGCTACGAGCCAGGGGACGCTCAGCAACGGCTGCTGGAGCACCTGAAGACCAACGGCGGCGGCTACTTCTACCGGCAGTTGAAAGAGATCGCCGGGGGCATGGATGCCGTGCTCGGCGATCAGGACGTCGTGTCCGCGCTGTGGGACCTGGTATGGGCCGGCCGGATCACCGGCGACACGTTCGCCCCCGTCCGGGCATTGATCGCGGGCGGTCACACCGCGCACCGGCAGGCCGCGCGGGCACCGCGGGCCAGGGCGCCCCGGCTGAGCCGCCTGGGCCGGGCGCACGGCACCGGGCTGCTCGGCTCGCCCGGACTCGACGGTGGACGCCACGGCTCCGCCGGGGGAGGTTTGCCTACTCCCCCGCTGGCCGCCGGA includes:
- a CDS encoding YcnI family protein, which encodes MTLSPVRRALTATAVAGGTAALMLAGVSGASAHVGATPDKTAANSYALVTFGIPHGCDTFGTTRVTITLPAELNDAQPTVNPNWTVERVEEQLPEPKTLADGSSITKRTSRIVYTAKAPLDPHFRDALVLSVKLPDTPGKTLYFPTLQNCEQGQTDWATIPQEGQDHDSVKSPAPSVTVTEAVADGHAASGAPAGTASATTHDLAQATSVTDDGAQARSWAGLVAGVGGLVLGGLAFLRRRAPQQ
- a CDS encoding DUF4232 domain-containing protein — encoded protein: MRSQRIKHVPSLATATVAAALLLSGCGGGTPQAATGPVSPTDSASASASATESSASPSSTSSPSSQASTQAGPALCKADSLTALTDASGGGAAGSVYMQLILSNSGTEPCLLQGFAGVSLTAGADGEPIGAAATRDESSPVADVLLAPGEAGTAVLRYTQARNYADCEVVAAAGYRIYPPNDTASLFLPQPTDACSNPEISLLTIGAFEPK
- a CDS encoding DNA glycosylase AlkZ-like family protein, whose translation is MTGQELAGGTLAADAMDRFSRPTRDWFQGAFSAPTPAQNGAWNAISSGSHALVVAPTGSGKTLAAFLWALDRLLVSVPAEPESLPGLTPATGKGTRRKAPQRKTRVLYISPLKALGVDVERNLRAPLIGITQTAKRLNLPAPLITVGVRSGDTTTADRRALLSRPPDILITTPESLFLMLTSKARETLSEIDTIIIDEVHAVAGTKRGAHLAVSLERLDALLPKPAQRIGLSATVEPRELVAQFLAGSAPVEIVAPPSRKNWDLTVSVPVEDMTDLQGAAGAFDSGPASGLQPQASIWPHVEEKIVDLVLANQSTIVFANSRRLSERLTARLNEIYAERQLMAAAAAGGWDSLQDDGLTGLPADGAGSAFGSTGGNGSAGGSALAPASTATPAHMMAQAGSTAGTDPVLARAHHGSVSKDQRALIEDDLKSGRLRCVVATSSLELGIDMGAVDLVVQVESPPSVASGLQRVGRAGHQVGEISQGVLFPKHRADLVHTAITVERMLGGKIERLSVPANPLDILAQQTVAATALGAIEVEEWFATVRRSAPFASLPRSAFEATLDLLAGRYPSDEFAELRPRIIWDRNAGTIEGRPGAQRLAVTSGGTIPDRGLFGVYIIGTEVEGSGSAGGDGRAASPAAAAAKGGRRVGELDEEMVYESRVGDVFALGATSWKIEDITHDRVLVTPAFGQPGKLPFWKGDSLGRPVDLGRALGAFVRELSASDVGPATERCRASGLDDFAANNLIQYLAEQKLATEVVPSDTTLVVERFHDELGDWRVVLHSPFGMPVHAPWALAVGQRLHQRYGMDGSAMAADDGIVLRVPMMEDEPPGAELFLFDPEELEQIVTAEVGGSALFASRFRECAARALLLPRQNPGKRQPLWQQRQRSAQLLDVARKYPTFPIVLETVRECLQDVYDLPALKDLAAAVERRELRIVETTTQQPSPFAKSLLFGYVAQFLYEGDSPLAERRAAALALDSTLLNELLGRVELRELLDASVIDGTERELQRLTPDRKVRGLEGVADLLRLLGPLTPDEVAARLEAVTAESAPAPAAPAAPLADAAVAHLTALLRANRAIKVNIGGVERHAAVEDAARLRDALGVPLPMGVPLAFIEPVADPLGDLVSRYARTHGPFTAAEAAARLGLGVAVVGTALKRLAADGRVVEGEFRPHPAPPEEKLPAGDDGVGDRADEDGTAAWVPAAVAQPLTGASEWCDAEVLRKLRRRSLAALRAEVEPVDAAAYGRFLPAWQNVRTPDSRRGQSVLRGLDGIITAVDQLSGVPIPASAWEPLILASRVADYQPAMLDELMAAGEVLWSGAGALPGNDGWLSLHLADSADLTLNPVIGYEPGDAQQRLLEHLKTNGGGYFYRQLKEIAGGMDAVLGDQDVVSALWDLVWAGRITGDTFAPVRALIAGGHTAHRQAARAPRARAPRLSRLGRAHGTGLLGSPGLDGGRHGSAGGGLPTPPLAAGRWSALPAPELDPTIHARATAELLLDRYGVLTRGSVMAENILGGFGLMYKVLARLEEAGRCRRGYFIEHLGAAQFAVPATVDRLRSYAEDSQLAKPDPMALALAATDPANPYGAALPWPGLDVEAGTGHRPGRKAGALVVLVDGALVLYVERGGKTLLAFTDDANILAAAGVALVGVVTRRAVDKLIMEKVNGHGILDTPVAAALAHAGAYSTPKGLRIRA